The region CCCGGCGAGTCCCGCGATGAGGGCGCTCGTAATCGGCGTCATAATCACGCCGTGGACCTCAGGCATCCCTCGCATGACCGTCACCGTCTCACCGTCGACGAGCGTCCGAACCGGCATCTCGACGTCCTGGGTGACTGCGAACGCCAACGTGATGAACGAGACCGGTAGGACGACCAGTAGAGCGACGAGGACGTAGTTTCGCGCCTGTTCTTTGATGCCGATTGTGAACGCCGTTGTCGTACGACTCATGCGGACCACCCACCACTGGTGCGCATCGTCACTCCGAACACTGCGGTGACGAGTACAAGCAGGACTAGCAGGTATCCGGCGACGAAGCCGAGATCACCCGTCGTATATGTGCCTTGGAACATCGCCTCCTGAAGGAGTTCCTTTGGATGATAGAGCGGGAAGTATTCCACGAACTCGGGAACGTCGGCGGCCAGCGGACTGTCGCCACTGAGGAACGCATCCATCATTGCAAGGAACACCACGACGAGCGAGCCTTCGAACAGTCGTGGAAGGAGCGCCCCGACGAGTGCGCCAAGAAACGCATAGACGAGGCCGGCAAGTACGAGGAATACGAACGTCAGGACAGGGGCTCCCGGTGAAATCGTCAGCCAGAGAACGCCGTAGTTTACGGCAGCCACGACAACGGTCACTCCTCCGAGCGCCGCTAATCGAGTCGCAAGCAGTGTTCGGGGTGGATAGCCTGTCTGAACGAGTCGCCGATCGGCTGCACGCGCACTAATCATCTGCGCGAGTCCCATCAGGCCGGCAATGATGGCGACCCCGAATATCGCTCCGAGAAGGCGACCTAGCTCGATCGGAATCGCCTCGACCGTCGGCATACTTGGTAACCCAGCCATTGCTTGTCCCCAGCCTTCGATAACGACAATCGGAAGGAGAAGTGCTAGGACAACATTCAGGGGGGTTCTGAGGAAGGTGGAGACGTTCGCCCGAATCCCCGTCCAAACCCTATTCATCGGTCTCTTCCCCCCGTTCACTGGCCGTTGCATCAGTCTCGCCTTCCTGGTCAGTCACGTCGTAGACCTGTCCGTCACGAACCTCATAGATGCGGTCGAGACGACTTTGCTCTTCGATCAGGTGTGAAATCATCGTGACAGCTGTTCCGTCGGCAGCGAGTTCCTCGGCGAGATCCCAGAACGTGAGATACGTTTCCCAGTCGAATCCAGTGTAGGGCTCGTCCAGCATGAGGACGTCCGGATCGTGCATCAGGGCGATACTGAGATTGATTTTCTGCCGGTTTCCACCACTGAGTTGGTCGATTCGGTAGTCAAGGTACTGCTCGAAATCGAGTTTCGACGCCAAGCGGTGTTTGGCCTCGTCGATTTCTTCGGCGGTCATTCCGTATCCGGAACCGAACAGTCGGAACGTCTCTCCGACCGTCAAGCGGTCGTAAAGCAGTGGTTCCTGTGGACACCAGCCAACGGTTCCCGTCCGTTCGACTGTTCCGGAATCCTGTTCGAGGACACCGACGAGGATGTTCATGAGCGTGGATTTGCCCGACCCGTTCGCGCCGACGATCCCGACGATTTCCCCCGTCCGAATTTCGAGATCGGCATCGGTGAGGACGGTCACTGACCGCGTAAATGGAAAACTCGATCCGTACGTTTTTTCAATCTCATTAGCACGGACGAGTACCTTGTTGCTTGTAGCTTCTCCTTTGGTGGTTGTGGACGCTTCCATAGGTGTATACACACGCTTCTAATTCACTGCGATTACTGTTTCAAATCAAAACTATTTGCAGCAAACTCGTAAGCAATCAGGAATTGAGTATACAGCTAATGCTAGACTCTAAGCATCAGATTTCTCTTGACTTTCTGTACCCTATACGTTGTTTCACAGTTCTCACTGCAAAACTGCTGGAGTGAACCACCGACACGGGTGGCTAGTCCGTCTTCACCGACAGTAGTTCCGCAATTTGCACATTTGAGTGCGGATTCAGTCCCCTCGGCATACGCTGATTGAGCAGCGTTCGACAGCAGTTGTACGTCGTATCGCCGCACGTCAGTCAGTGGTAGATATTGCTGCGCCCAGTTTCCGACTGTATTCCGCGGCGGCGTCGCAACAGCTACGATTTCGCCCTCCGCAGTTGTGAATACGTGTTCTACGGCTGGGGTCTCGAGGATCGATTCTCGAAGAGAATCCGTCTTTCCGAGCTCAGGCTGGAGGCGTACCATGACGTGTATCCGGTTTTCGTACTGTGTGAGGTCGAGATCAACGGTGAATCGACGAATGACATCTTCTTGCTCCAACTGACGGACGCGTGCTGAAACGGACGGGGGTGAAAGATTTACAGCCTCAGCAATAGTGCTGTAGGGTCGTCTCGCGTTCTCCGCTAAAAGACGGAGGATTTCGCGATCCGTGTCGTCAAGTTCTGGTTGGGTCATCGAAAGGCGGAATGGGGGTGGGTGTGGGGGAGCTACGACGCAGGTGTGGGGTGTGACGGTTAGACGTACTCCTCCGGTGTCGAGGTGAACGTCTCCTTGCAGCCCTCGGCACAGAAGTAGTACGTCTGACCGTCGTACTCAGCTGTGGCCGCCGGATCACTTTCATCGACGTCCATTCCACAGACTGGATCAGTTGCCATTCGGTTTCACCCCACATCAATGGTACGAGGGCCTGAATCAAGCAATTTGTTCTTAGCAATCCAAAGTCGGGATACATAGCGATTTGAGCCGTGCTGCACGGTTTGGCTTTTCTGACTCCACAATCAACGGTTAGTACCTCACAATCCCGAACTATCGTTCGAGTATACCAACGGATTCCTATCTGTGTCCTATATAAATACTGGAGTCTGAACCAATTCTAAACCTATGGGTCACGATCCACCACACGACAATCACGAGCAGTGAAGACCCCACAGGTCCATC is a window of Halobellus limi DNA encoding:
- a CDS encoding ABC transporter permease; the protein is MPTVEAIPIELGRLLGAIFGVAIIAGLMGLAQMISARAADRRLVQTGYPPRTLLATRLAALGGVTVVVAAVNYGVLWLTISPGAPVLTFVFLVLAGLVYAFLGALVGALLPRLFEGSLVVVFLAMMDAFLSGDSPLAADVPEFVEYFPLYHPKELLQEAMFQGTYTTGDLGFVAGYLLVLLVLVTAVFGVTMRTSGGWSA
- a CDS encoding ABC transporter ATP-binding protein, producing MEASTTTKGEATSNKVLVRANEIEKTYGSSFPFTRSVTVLTDADLEIRTGEIVGIVGANGSGKSTLMNILVGVLEQDSGTVERTGTVGWCPQEPLLYDRLTVGETFRLFGSGYGMTAEEIDEAKHRLASKLDFEQYLDYRIDQLSGGNRQKINLSIALMHDPDVLMLDEPYTGFDWETYLTFWDLAEELAADGTAVTMISHLIEEQSRLDRIYEVRDGQVYDVTDQEGETDATASERGEETDE
- a CDS encoding AsnC family transcriptional regulator, producing MTQPELDDTDREILRLLAENARRPYSTIAEAVNLSPPSVSARVRQLEQEDVIRRFTVDLDLTQYENRIHVMVRLQPELGKTDSLRESILETPAVEHVFTTAEGEIVAVATPPRNTVGNWAQQYLPLTDVRRYDVQLLSNAAQSAYAEGTESALKCANCGTTVGEDGLATRVGGSLQQFCSENCETTYRVQKVKRNLMLRV
- a CDS encoding YHS domain-containing protein, with translation MATDPVCGMDVDESDPAATAEYDGQTYYFCAEGCKETFTSTPEEYV